The following proteins are co-located in the Chlorocebus sabaeus isolate Y175 chromosome 21, mChlSab1.0.hap1, whole genome shotgun sequence genome:
- the LSM8 gene encoding LSM8 homolog, U6 small nuclear RNA associated: MTSALENYINRTVAVITSDGRMIVGTLKGFDQTINLILDESHERVFSSSQGVEQVVLGLYIVRGDNVAVIGEIDEETDSALDLGNIRAEPLNSVAH; encoded by the exons ATGACGTCCGCCTTGGAGAACTACATCAACC GAACTGTTGCCGTTATTACATCTGATGGGAGAATGATTGTG GGAACACTGAAAGGTTTTGACCAGACCATTAATTTGATTTTGGATGAAAGCCATGAGCGAGTATTCAGCTCTTCACAGGGGGTAGAGCAAGTGGTACTAGGATTATACATTGTAAGAGGTGACAACGT TGCAGTCATTGGAGAAATTGATGAAGAAACAGATTCTGCGCTTGATTTGGGGAATATTCGAGCAGAGCCTTTAAATTCTGTAGCACACTGA